From Deltaproteobacteria bacterium, the proteins below share one genomic window:
- a CDS encoding integrase gives MGALRERMAVDLRLRGLSPVTQRMYLRCAERFVAYYQRSPKALGESEIRAFLDYLVQEKRVSRSTHGVYVAAIHFLYRVTLDRPWVVRRIPFPRRERERLPEVLSQAEIERLLRAVSRPKHRAMLMAAYGAGLRVSELCALLPTDIDSQRMLIRVRAGKGGKDRYVMLSPRLLATLREYWRLRPPRGPYLFPSPRPGKPLSRMAV, from the coding sequence ATGGGAGCACTGCGAGAGCGGATGGCGGTCGATCTGCGGTTGCGGGGTCTGAGTCCCGTGACGCAGCGAATGTACCTGCGGTGCGCCGAGCGGTTCGTGGCGTACTACCAGCGATCCCCGAAGGCACTCGGGGAATCGGAGATCCGTGCGTTTCTCGACTACCTCGTCCAGGAGAAACGCGTCAGTCGTTCGACGCACGGCGTGTACGTCGCGGCCATCCACTTTCTCTACCGGGTGACGTTGGACCGGCCCTGGGTGGTGCGACGCATCCCGTTCCCCCGCCGGGAGCGCGAGCGATTGCCGGAGGTTCTGAGCCAAGCCGAAATCGAGCGGTTGCTCCGTGCCGTGAGTCGGCCGAAGCACCGCGCGATGCTGATGGCCGCCTATGGGGCGGGGCTTCGGGTGAGCGAGCTGTGTGCGCTGCTGCCCACCGACATCGATAGCCAGCGGATGCTGATTCGGGTGCGCGCCGGCAAGGGCGGCAAGGATCGGTACGTCATGCTGAGCCCACGGCTGCTGGCCACGCTGCGTGAGTACTGGCGCCTGCGGCCCCCGCGCGGACCGTACCTGTTCCCCAGTCCTCGACCGGGGAAACCGCTGTCGCGGATGGCCGTCT